TCAGCAACGGCTGCTACCACCGAAATGATAATCACGAAATCCCAACTCATGGAGTCGGGGTAGACATATTTCCACAATGACACCAGTGCAATGGCAATCCAGTTTGCTGGCATGCTGAATAGTTGCAAGACCTGTGAAAAAATCAGCCCGAGTATGAGGAAGATGGCCCAGACATATTCCATGGTGGGCTAACCCTCGTTGCGCGTGTCTATGACGCGTACAGCTTTGCCTTCGGTTTTGGGAATGGAATCGTGTTGGCACAGTTCGACTCGTGGAGTGAGAAGTATTTCATTGCACAGGGTCTTGGCGATTTTTTTCTGCAACCCTTGCAGGGCACGCATGTCTTCCACAAAGTATTCATCTTTGATTTCAACTTTGACTTTCATGATGTCGGAAACGCCTTCGCGTACCAGTTCGATGAGATAATTCTGGCCAACTTCGGGCATGGACATGAGACATTGCTCTATCTGCATGGGGTAAATATTTACGCCTTTCAATATCATCATGTCATCAGCGCGGCCTGTGATGCGGTCGATACGGCGGTGGGTACGTCCGCATTCACACTGACCCGGAATGAAGCGGGTCAGATCGCGGGTGCGGTAGCGAATGATAGGCATACCGTCGCGTCTGATGGTTGTCATGACCAATTCGCCGATTTCGCCCTCGGCAACATGTTCGCCGGTTTTTGGGTTGATGATCTCGGCAATGTAGGCATCTTCCCAAAGGTGCATGCCTGTCTGGTGAACACACTCAAAGGCGACTCCCGGTCCGTTCATTTCAGATAGGCCGTATGAGTTGTATGCCTTGATGTTCATCATTTCTTCAATCTTGGCCCTCGCTTCTTCCGTGTGCGGTTCTGCGCCGATAAGGGCGATACGCCATGGCATATCTTCAGTGTTGAAGCCTGCCTCTTGTACCTGTTGAGCAAAATACAGGGCAAAGGAAGGGATGATGTGCAACACGGAAACATTGTGGTCACGGATAAGCTTGATCTGGCGCTTGGTATTTCCTGCGCCGGATGGAATGGTGATCATGCCCAGTCTTTCGGAGCCGTAGTGAATACCCAGACCCCCTGTGAACAGACCGTATCCCGACATATTCTGGAGCGTGTCTGATTTGCGGCACCCACAGGCATACATGGATCGCGCCATGAGCTCGGCCCAGGTATCCAGGTCCTTTTGGGTATAAAAAATCGCGGTGGGTGTACCCGTTGTGCCGGAAGACGCGTGCATACGGACAAACTCATCAAGTG
The genomic region above belongs to uncultured Pseudodesulfovibrio sp. and contains:
- a CDS encoding phenylacetate--CoA ligase, whose protein sequence is MYFDSVEAMDRAELEQLQVERLKKTIENAKKSPFYAKRLADFNVDDIRTAADVTKLPFTTKDDLRNQYPHGLLTRSLDEFVRMHASSGTTGTPTAIFYTQKDLDTWAELMARSMYACGCRKSDTLQNMSGYGLFTGGLGIHYGSERLGMITIPSGAGNTKRQIKLIRDHNVSVLHIIPSFALYFAQQVQEAGFNTEDMPWRIALIGAEPHTEEARAKIEEMMNIKAYNSYGLSEMNGPGVAFECVHQTGMHLWEDAYIAEIINPKTGEHVAEGEIGELVMTTIRRDGMPIIRYRTRDLTRFIPGQCECGRTHRRIDRITGRADDMMILKGVNIYPMQIEQCLMSMPEVGQNYLIELVREGVSDIMKVKVEIKDEYFVEDMRALQGLQKKIAKTLCNEILLTPRVELCQHDSIPKTEGKAVRVIDTRNEG